The following DNA comes from Salvia splendens isolate huo1 chromosome 17, SspV2, whole genome shotgun sequence.
TGACTCTATACAGTTGTTCAATTACTGTTCATTATTAGACACAGTATGTATAGTATACGTTGCATTACGAAACTGATAATGTACATTTTGGCCTTGAAGTTTAACATTATTATTCAGTCGCACTTAATGGAGCgcacataatcatattgcattAGTAATCTATTTTTGTTCATTATTGTTAATGAAGTTTTACATTATTCGGTTATTTATATCCATGACGTCCAGTCTATTGttcattattattaaaataaagatgattttttgtagattattttattactattttccTTTATGTCGAAATGCAGTATAGAACCGAAGCCAATTTCTCTAACGGCTTCCTTCTGCCTTGGAGTAAGCGTTTTTAGGCAGTTTAGAAACTCCGACGGGGTTCGTCGACAATATGAATAGTCGACCTTTCTCCTCCTCAGTTTTCTCTGCTCACCCTCTTTTGGAGCTGTACTTGGCCCGGCCTCGGCCAATCTTTCCCTGAATTTCTGCGCTAGGGCAACCGGAATTACATCGTCTACTGCTTCGTCGATGTCTAGTCGTAGCTACTTCTCTACTGTGGAATCATCAACGTACAACATCAGAACATTATTATAACGAacataataatgcataatatttgatacataatgtatactactagtTAAAGAATGCACAGATTCATTCAAAGAATGCACCAAGGAATATTATACAAGCATATTTGTGAGTTGTGGTTTTCACCATTTAACCTATGTACACAAGTAGTCCCATAATGCCCAATACAtggtaaataatgtaaactactAGCTGCATAATGCacatattcaatcaaataatgaacATAGGTATATTGCATTCACCATTTCACCCATGTCACTCtgcaagcagtcaaataatgcctaATACTTGAAAAACAATGTATACTACTAGATAAATAATAtacagattcaataaaataatgagCACATGAGTACTGCATTCACTCAAacacccatgtacacaagcagtcaaataatggatACTACATGATGAATAATGTATAACCATTATTTAATAATGAACccaagcaatcaaataatgcacagaaGAATTTTACATTCACCCATCCACCCATTTACAAGATCTGTCGAAGAATGCACAAAGGAATACTAATTTATGTACAACTACTGTAGGAATTCTACATGCAAATGAAATAGATTGGTTACTTGCTGTCTGGGTAGGTTGAGCTCTTGATGGTCGGCCTCTTTTCGTCATGTTAAATCTGTGAGACGAACCACAAATCAAATCCCGAAAACATTTCATCTAAATAATCGCACATTCGACAATTGTAAACCAGTAAATAATTACACATTCCACATAAGACAAAACCCTAACCAAAACGAAAACCCATTTGTGATTACATAAAATCACGTCCAATGACAAGTAAAAAACATTGAATTTTTGGATGTAAATTGGGGGATCGACTAGTAGACGGTGAATATCGGCGTTTTACGGTTGCTATTACTAAAAAAACTATTTCCAACCCTACCTTGTCGACGACTTCAACAATATGATCTCGCGCTACGGGAGTTCGATTTGGACAGTGAAACCGACGGAAAACGATCACTTTTTAGAGATACCCGGTTGCTTCcagtggcggctagggtttggagaGTGGTGGAATTTGGGGAGACGAGTTGCAGAGACGTGACTTGAGGGATAGACGTTTGGAGTGAGAGTGGGAGTAagagtgagtagatggaaggttgtATCAAATCCCGCTTAATTTTTGCTCCTTCCGTTTTGGGCGGTTTTCAATTGTGTTGTTTTACTAgtttacccttataatgcacagaatccaccctataatgcaacacgggatcaAAAAATGGGATTTCATCTGGTTCCTCCATCCACCAACGATCCAAATTAAGAAGAAAGTTTAATCTAAGGGAGCAAAAgtgctcccatatatatatatattagtaatatttataTGTCAAGTTGATTTTTACAAATTAGAATACAATGACTTCTATACGAAAAATAGACTAGTATaattaggggtgtcgaaacgggtagcgggtattGGGTACCCGCACACCCGACATAAGCGGGAACGGGTTCGGGTACGGGTATTGAGTTTCAGGTTTTTGCaggtatcgggtatacccgatacccgctTATATACccgtttaaatataaatattgtattacattttttaattaatatccgTTTAAGTCTTTTGTCCATTAccgtaattttaattaatacacGTTTTAGGATTAACTCTGAAGTCTTTTGTCCATTACCCTAAATTGTCTGCTATTCACACCCGCCGCCACCCACCGCCCGccgtgtcacgaccgcccatacaaggggtaccacaaacgcggcgatcgtgaccgacatgcatggattacaatttaaaaagaacaacttaattgatttgaagaaaggaaaacaacttagtttaaagattttaaggttatatttttttttgaaaagacataagataaaatacttttagAAAGACAAGGGAAAAATTGgacttaagaaatataataacaaaaaaactaaagtagaacaagcacttaacttaaattcggagaataccattttcaaaagacaacgtagatgcacgtttaaatcctaacaccaccatacatgtcccaacaccaaaacgaaaagcttacggtcttaagacataaattaaaacatagcagcggataaataaggttcaaggagagtcaaggatcacgcctatgtatgacgacacaacgtatcctaaggtctctagccagctcaacatccaccgcaacatcccgctcaacctgcaaaatttttaaaagaaattgcagggctgagtacttgttgtactcaatgggctcatgccgaaaacatttatcaagttatgtcatccataccagtgatctcgagttttacacgcagtaaagaaaaaaatcacgagaacacaaaaatgtttcatagactggccagtcaaataatctccccacttttcacatcaatccaacagtcacaaccacagtgcgacgaaagtgtggccacactattcgcccacgagaccggccgacttgcaaggacggctcacgatcccaccagtgtacacagcccgatagggtttacggccctactcggacccgaattcgtttcacaaaacagccatatagcctaacggagtaaactcatacgaactaggcatcaggcacacaatctcataacaaaacagtccatggcatgacataacagttaaaccacccttatatctccacataatatttttcgtaaaagtaaagaggtttgaaaagaaagcccacctcgttctcttagcaaaatcacaacccaacctagcaactctcgatcctcgagttcacgaaaacacaacacccttgtcaacgacaacacaagtcagtctcacacaacaacatatcactatgcatgtcctatcgtttctctctcatcgttctcctcaatcccaaaacccaacatgcatcacaagggtataaaacacacgtaacacctttcaacttatcgcaagtgatttcaacaattaaacacgttccttgcacatacatgcatcaaataacacttttaaacttgaaactaagtgtcatttaatcaaggcagaaaactggcagaattgcgcgatcgttttgtaaaaatcactttaaattcacccgacctcaaaacatgctaaattttggtcacgatacagaggacacattcaagttcatccatgaaaattttcatatcgaaatcacttcatttagtcagtcatatcacatattgaactctctggtcggaacatacaatttctgacagtattgcgcagttcatttgaaaaattcaccataaattcatacgatgcccaaaaaggctgaaatttaacaaaacacagaagacacttcaaattttcatatagttcaagaattacatcaatcggagttcatttggtcagtcaaacagaaaacgaaacattcatggcgagaactcacgtttctggcagatttgcgcagtcgacttcaaatatttattaaaaattcatttttcgataaaacaggctgaaattcacacgagacacagaaaacatcttgaagtttactcagtaaaaatttcgtagcaaaattcatttgtttgatgggtcgaatacagatcataagtcactggtcgagcatcacagaattctggttcaaattcgaaaatagggtttttaaatttccacaacgaaaacaccgattcttcatgctcgaaaacacatcatcatgcttacacgttactcatacacatatttgcatacaaactcatatcaTCACCACATATTTcgatccaacacacatgatttcaaccaacaaaagcaaaaaaaataaacaagttcttacgacacACGATTTtcccccgttaaaacttgcgatctatcaaacctacactctctacatgcatgtaggactcaaaacatggttcaaaaagtgaaggaggaggaaaagtgtgcgATTATACCTTCCTTTTGACAAAACGAAAACGGTAGAAACGTGGAatggagcgattcgtcggagtttctcgaagataacttcaacggaAGCAAGATCAAAGCTTGAATGGAaggtttttggagatgggagagtgggagagatgacaaaaccgtgtgggagaggggggagaagagaggggacgatttttggggtgaatgggggctagggttaaggcttttaatatttatagtctaggttaaAAATCCCACAcctaatgaattaattaaattgtgggagatatacaaaaaaaattaaaattccccCAATTGGAAtaaaagtaggcgtgtggttttTGAAAGTGGGGAAGTCAAAATTTGTTGATTTAATTACAAGGAgatatagcaatatttacttggagagaatattcacaaattaggaatttaaaggtgaatattccataaacaagggaacaaaataaattaaatctccaagtaggaattaatatggtggggccgaaaatttcaagaggaaatttgtacaaggaaattatttaaatccccaattaaatagaataggatttaaattaggtaatttctttatggaaaaaggctcccataaaaaggcaataattaattaaattcccacaaagGAAATAATGCttaggggcgtgtgatatggaggaacaatagaagaaaaaaaaatattcacatccccaattaaatagtcataggaatttatttgaataaaaagggatcccacaaattaggaaacaattaaaatattctccaattttattggagggggccgaaaatgctaggctaaatagccaaggaaaaatatcccaactctctatttattttgggtgaagaaacacattatcacatgatttaactggattaaattcaaaggaagggagtcaataaagcaccaattaaatcaaaaggaAATTAATTCTTTCTTCTATaggaaattttcgaaaactcccaaggaaaaataaaatggagttcgaatttcatgtagtacaacttaggggtcatttggtttggatttaatttggataagtaacccaaaataattaattaaatccacaagaagaagtattatttcaataattatgaagggccgaatatttcaatgaatcgactcgagaaaggataaatgcatgatcctattaattatttccccacattggaataaCATAAATCTCAAGCTCGTCATTCCACAATAACCACGTCAATTTATTTCatacaaagcacttaatcacatagaaacaaacgtttcagaattccccacaattccaattacataaaaagaagtcacaaaagtttgggatgttacatccttcccctctaaacagaaatttcgtcccgaaatttaaacgtctcacataaacagttcgggaaacttttctttcatcttatcttctaactcccacgtagcttcctcgggaccatggtgcttccacaacaccttcacggacgctatcgacttgtttcgaagctcttggaccttccgatctagtattgcttcgggcctttcctcgtaactcatgtcgggggttgggatcacttcctcttggtgaatcacatgtttggggtcgaacacgtacttgcgcaactgggacacgtggaacacgttgtgcacgttcccaaagctgggaggtaacgccaatagatacgctacaggacctacttcgtcgatgatctcgtacggtccaacaaaacgcggtttcagcttgcccttcaccccaaatctcacaactcctctcgtcggggacacttacaagaacactttgtcaccaacgtcgaatttgatttccgttcgacgcacgtcagcatacgatttctgcctatcttgagcttccttgatccttgcacggatttgatgcacaatttcggtcatctcctttatggcgtcgggtcctaacatctttctctcgccaacttcatcccaatacagtggggattgacacttcctgtcgtacaaggcttcatacggagccatatcgatcgtcgcttgatagctattgttgtaggcgaattcaaccaatggtagaaccgtttcccaactttcccctcgatctaagacaactgctcgcaacatatcttcaagtgtctgaatcgtcctctcggactgcccatccgattgcgggtgatatgcagtgctgaagttcagttgtgtgcccaattcgcgttgcatactcatccaaaactttgatgtgaacttggtatcgcggtcggatacgatggtctttggcactccgtgcaatcgcacaatctcgttcacgtagagctttgctagtttgtccgcgccataagtaatcttaatcggtaagaagtgcgcgcttttagtaagtcgatcaatgatcacccagatcgcagtgttgcccttcggtgaccttggcaaacccgtcacgaaatccatagctagatgctcccacttccattcaggaatttcgagcggttgcaacttcccatatggtcgctggtgtaaggccttcacttgttggcatgctagacatcgttccacatatgacgctacatcccctttcatcccattccaccaaaaccgttgcttcaaatcccgatacatcttcgtgcttccggggtgtgcggtgtaaggcgtgtcgtgcgcttcactcaaaatctcctcctttagcacctcatcgcttggcacacacaatcgtccatcgtacgtcaatgcattatccgcctcctcgaggtaatgatcaagcttctcggctctcacttTCGCGCGTAATgcctccaactttccatcacgtcgctgggcttctatgagtttggttctcaaatctggctcaattaCTAGTGTCGCCAAATTtgcacctactgtctcgggcgctttcactatttccaaactcatcttgtcaaactcgtgaatcaaagcttcctcttgcgttaggaaataagctagttgaggttggttcttcctactcaaggcatcggcgaccacgttcgccttgcctggatggtaattaataccacagtcatagtctttcacgatctctaaccaacgtcgttgtcgcatgtttagctccttctgctcgaagaagtacttgagactgttgtgatccgtatagatttcgcatctcactccatagagattatgtctccaaattttcagcgcgtgcaccactgctgctaactccaaatcatgcgtcggaaaattcaactcatttggtctcaactgtcgggaagcatatgctatcaccttcccatcctgcatcaacacgcatcctagtcctacttttgaCGCGTCCGtgtagacggcgaagtccttgtcgggttctggtaccgctaggactggtgctgtagtcaatttctccttcaacagttggaaactcgcctcacactctggcgtccaaactacCTTGATCCccttctttagtagttgcgtcatcggtctcgcaatcttagagaatccttcaatgaagcgtcgataatatcccgccaatcccaagaaactgcggatttcacttggcgttttcggcgatttccaattctgtacggcctcgacctttgctgggtctacttgaatcccatttgccgtcacaatatgaccaaggaagttcactcgagtcaaccaaaactcacacttactaaacttggcataaagtttctctctttgcaacgtttccaacactgttcgtaggtgctgtccatgctcctcctcgttcttcgagtataccaacacgtcgtcgatgaagactaacacaaacttgtcaagatactcgtggaaaactcggttcatcaagtccatgaaaacggctggggcgttggtcagcccaaatggcatcacaacgaattcataatggccataacgagtgcgaaaagcagtcttaggcacatcctctcgtcggacctttagttgatgataccctgatctcaaatccatttttgagaatatgcccgctcctcgaagttggtcaaacaagtcgtcaatccttggcagtgggtacttattcttcaaagtcatcttgttaagctcacgatagtcgatgcacattctcatcgttccgtccttcttcttaacgaacagcactggcgctccccatggtgacacactgggtcgaatgaaacccaagtccaacagttcctgcaactggaccttcaactcggccaactccttaggggccattcggtatggtgccttggaTACTGGCGCTGATCCTGGTTCTAAATCAATGGTGAACTCcacctgtctgtcgggtggcggtcctggtAAAGCTTCGGGGAACACctcgggaaaatctcgtaccactgccacgtcttccacccgcaattctttcttttcttccccaTTCAAGTATACTAGATACGCTGGACGTCCTTTccttatcatcgtagttgcttgcaatgcggagattatggaggttcgtcggttcatggagatcccatacaagatagtcgactcttcgcccggggcttgaaaggAAATCTGCCTCTCTTTACAGTAAATCGtggcgtggttctcggtaagccaatccattcccaagattatgtccacattctccaaaggcataacgtgcaaaagttgggccactacttctagttctcctaacacaaactctatgttcgagcagGTTCTCACAATGTCAAtcaatcctccaaccggtgaagacACATTCAAACTCGATTCAAGCATAGCAGTAgggagttctaaggcattcacacatgacacggaaataaaagagtgcgaagcacccgtatcaaacagcacaataataggcagttgttggagcgttcccatacctgccaaattctccTTGCCTTTGCTGGCTTGGGGTCCCTACCCTTGATTCCCTTTGAGTGCATATGCCCTTGCTGGTTGTGGGGCCACTTGCCGGATTGGTTGAGGCTGCTGTGGTGGTCTCTGTCCTTGCCCGTTCTTCACTCCacctttgttgttgtttgggcactctcgagacatgtgcccGTTTCCACCGCAGGCATAACACCGAATGCCTCCAACTCGGCACTCCCCAACATGATGCTTGGAGCACCGATTACAGTAGGGTGTTCTCTGTGGGTTTCCCCTCTGCTGTGACACAATTTGGCGCCCATGATTCTGCGGTTGCCGAAGAGTGGAGAAacgcctcttgttgtcaaaaggagctcggtttccctcccatttcctcttgtctctaaagttcgcttggggtgcagatggggtagggtttgttgtcctctcattcttgggcaGTGCTTCATCCACATCTAAGGCACAACCCAACACCTcggaataaggaattcccctCCGACTAGCCACTGCGACCCTTATCTCTGTCCTAAGGTCGGAACGGAACTTCGcagccatcttctcgtctgtaTCCACCAATTCTGGCGCATAGCAAGTCATCTCACATAGGGCGCGGTCGTACTCTGTGACCGTCATACTTCCTTGCTTCAACGTGTGGAACTCCACTACCTTCGCCCGCCGATAACTTTCCAGAACATACTTGTTGTACACCTCTTCCTTAAAATCCTCCCAAGTAAGCGCCTCACGGCGAGCGGGGTCCATGGTTCTCTTCTTTgtttcccaccaaaagtcagcGGGTCCTGTCAGCTGATAAGTCACGCAGGCCAGGCGTTCTCTGTCCGTGCATCCCATGAACTCAAAGATACGCTCAATATCGCGCACCCATGCCTCCGCCTTCGGGGGCTCTCCCAACCCGTCGAATTTGGGTGGGTTCTCTTTGCGAAAGGCTTTGATATACTCCCTTTCGTTTGGTTAgggtagaggtggtggtggaggcgggggtggatTGCCGACACTTCCTTCTGTCTGCTCCCCCACATTGTTCTCCACACGCGGACCACGTCTACGTCTCGGGGGCATGTTGATCTAAAACACAGGTTAGCACCGTTGTGAGTACATCGTTATTAAAACATCATCGCTTTCATGCACGCGTACGATACGATAAAACACAATTACTTAAAAGCACGTGAAAAGGGAAACTTCCATAAATAACGTGGAAAGGAAAACAAAAGCATTTGTTCGGAAAACAAAAAGGTGCTACTTCCACTGTCTTAACAActtaaggaaaagaaaacaacatcaCACATCTATCTAGTGCTAATatcctcttccgggtcttcttcctcttccgggtcctcttcctcttctacgTGGTACTCATCAATCATACGGAGATCTTCTTCGTCATCCATACTATCATCCGTGTTAACATCCATGTAGTCATCTTCAAAACCCGGGACCATGCCTTCTTGTGGTACGGCTTCTCTTACTGCCGTTGGTTTAACCTCGATCACATCTTTGTCTTCCCAAAAGgtctcatcttcttctttctctgtcGATGGTGGTCGCTCGGAACATGAGTCAATCAAAGCACAGGTTAAGGCCTTTAGAAAACCTTTCATGTCGCCGGCCATCATCTGGTTTCTTGGTTCGTACCACGTGAACCGACTGGCTGTTGTTTCCAACCAAGACTCCCAATTGTCGGGCATCAACTCAATTAGTCTTCTTATGCCACCATAGGCCGTTACATGGTACCCGTAGACATCTCGCCATAGGGTCTCAAAACGGGCGACAACCTCTCTCAAGGCCttgccttcctctctctcatagTGGTCGTAATCGTAAATCGCTTGTCGCATTCTAGCACTATACTGACTGCTCTTAAGCGCGGTTCGTTTCGTTCGTACCATCTACGCGGAGACgaaaatttcttttaaaacaccAAATTGTATTATTGTTTGAAAAAGTTGTTAAGTTTGTCGCGTAGTTCGAAAGTTTGTCGTTGTCTTAACGTTTCATATCTTTGCATGCTATCGTTGTAGTATTTTCGCGCATAAAACACATTTAGCAACATCACTTAGTTCATACTCTCAAGTATTCATGCCATATCGATATCACCTTTGCACATACAATACATGTCTCAATTATCATGCCAATCATACTTGTACTTCCACGAAACcatgctattacaacatcataatcaTAAACATAGCACATGCTCAAGGTATTATGTCAATCATGCTCGTATAACCattccattacaactcatcctcaTGCATATCATTCACTCACATGCATAAACTTGTCAatgtcatatcatatcatcatacattttCATGCACTACTCTTCCATACTTCCAACAatttaaacatacctcactttcatcggttgagcgtgatgctttggatgttgagccttcatgacacttctagtcaaataagggttcactaacttagacttaaagtgaaagaagactctcggaccataGCGAAagaacctggctctgataccactctgtcacgaccgcccatacaaggggtaccacaaacgcggcgatcgtgaccgacatgcatggattacaatttaaaaagaacaacttaattgatttgaagaaaggaaaacaacttagtttaaagattttaaggttatattttttttttgaaaagacataagataaATTACTTTTAGAAAGACAAGGGAAAAATTGgacttaagaaatataataacaaaaaaactaaagtagaacaagcacttaacttaaattcggagaataccattttcaaaagacaacgtagatgcacgtttaaatcctaacaccaccatacatgtcccaacaccaaaacgaaaagcttacggtcttaagacataaattaaaacatagcagcggataaataaggttcaaggagagtcaaggatcacgcctatgtatgacgacacaacgtatcctaaggtctctagccagctcaacatccaccgcaacatcccgctcaacctgcaaaatttttaaaagaaattgcagggctgagtacttgttgtactcaatgggctcatgccgaaaacatttatcaagttatgtcatccataccagtgatctcgagttttacacgcagtaaagaaaaaaatcacgagaacacaaaaatgtttcatagactggccagtcaaataatctccccacttttcacatcaatccaacagtcgcaaccacagtgcgacgaaagtgtggccacactattcgcccacgagaccggccgacttgcaaggacggctcacgatcccaccagtgtacacagcccgatagggtttacggccctactcggacccgaattcgtttcacaaaacagccatatagcctaacggagtaaactcatacgaactaggcatcaggcacacaatctcataacaaaacagtccatggcatgacataacagttaaaccacccttatatctccacataatatttttcgtaaaagtaaagaggtttgaaaagaaagcccacctcgttctcttagcaaaatcacaacccaacctagcaactctc
Coding sequences within:
- the LOC121774346 gene encoding uncharacterized protein LOC121774346, which encodes MGCTDRERLACVTYQLTGPADFWWETKKRTMDPARREALTWEDFKEEVYNKYVLESYRRAKVVEFHTLKQGSMTVTEYDRALCEMTCYAPELVDTDEKMAAKFRSDLRTEIRVAVASRRGIPYSENHGRQIVSQQRGNPQRTPYCNRCSKHHVGECRVGGIRCYACGGNGHMSRECPNNNKGGVKNGQGQRPPQQPQPIRQVAPQPARAYALKGNQG